ATTTAATGCACAATTTCAGCTTCCAAATGGACCTGGTGGTCATGAAAATTGGAATTTGCCATCAGTTTCATTCTCTTCTGTAGATAGGTTTGGTCTATCATCTGGTCCTGTGGACAGGGAGCCTTACATTCCAAAATTCATTGAAGTTAACTATATTGAAGGTTCAAATGATCCAAAGTGGAGCAGTACAAATTTCTCTTGGACAAAAAAGTTGGAGGTGCTCATCTGCACAGGACTATTGTCAGTTCCTATTTTTCATTACATGTCCTAATTGTGTTTGATGTTGTATCTAGGCCTACAACAAGAAAGTGTTTGGAAATCACTCATTTCGGCCTAATCAGAGAGAGGTCATCAATGCTTCAATGAGTGGATTTGATGTTTTTGTTTTAATGCCAACTGGAGGTGGAAAGAGCCTGACATACCAGGTAAAACAGCCTGACATCAACAGCATTGCTTCATTCCAGTTAGAATTTATTAGTTTCAGAATCTGCCTATTGTTTTACCTGTTTTAGTTTATGCAATTTTCTGGCCATTCTTTAACCAATGTTTGATGGTAGAATGTTAGATTCATCTTAGAAATAGTTGAAGTTTAAGTTAATTTCGGGAAATTAGATCACTTTTCTATCACTATGTCTTACTATGGATCTTATGCATAGTCTATTATCATGCAGCTGCCTGCTCTAATTTCTCCAGGAATAACCTTGGTAATTTCACCTCTTGTGTCACTTATTCAAGATCAAATAATGCATCTCCTGCAGGTATGATTACTGAGATGATCAAGCTTTTTTCATTGTCCTGGTTACTAAAACTTGCTCATGTAAAACCAGACATTTATTTGCCAATTGGTTGCACTGTAGGCAAATATATCTGCTACTTACTTAAGTGCCAATATGGATTGGACTGAACAACAGGAGATCTTAAGGGAACTTTGTTCTGATTACTGTAAATATAAGTTGTTATATGTCACACCAGAGAAAGTTGCCAAGTGAGTATTACAACATCATAAGCAAAATTCATGAATTGATATGCTCTTTTTTCATCTAATTACGTACAAGCTTGTTTGTAGCAGTTCATTCTTTTAATTGGGTTAAATGGTAACTCTATGGGATGGTTTGTTGACCTTGACAAAATCCAATGTGATATGACTAATATGGATGTCATTCTGGAAATAGTTGTCAAACCATATAAGCCCTTAGTCTAAATCTTCTAGGAAGGTTGGTGCTGACAGCTGAGTGCTAATTCTGTTAATTCTACATCAGGAATATTTTGATGCATTATTTgctgttaaaaatatttatcacaCACTGTTTGTGGCTCCACAGTTGGATTTTGTTCTATCAATCCCTATTTGAGACCTAATGACATTTATTTCTCCTTTTTGGTACTCTTTCCCTTTGGAGGAACCCCTTAAAATCAACCTGTCTTTTGTCTCTCCTCTAGCAGCTAACTCCTGAATGTTTATTGCCCCTGGTGATGGAAATtgcatatattcttattttttttttggtaatttGGTGGTCTAAAGTCTATGACTTATGCAAATTAATTGTTCATACTTCATAGAGATAGACTGTTGATACTATCATGCTGTACTTTTTTTTAAGtttcttatatatttatatatgttatttattttattttctatatttctatattttatttttttatttatatattgtaTAACACTTTGAATTCTATTTTTTGATTGCAGAAGTGATGTTCTTTTGCGACATTTGGACAGTTTAAATGCTCGTGGCTTGCTTGCTAGGATTGTTATTGATGAAGCTCACTGTGTGAGTCAGTGGGGACATGATTTTAGACCAGACTACAAGGTTTTCTTTTAAATCTTTTCTCCAGTTTGTATCTCAGTTCAGAGAGCTTCTGTCTAACAATCAGGTTTTCTGTGTATGACCAGGAACTTGGTATCTTGAAAAAGAAGTTTGGGAAAACTCCTGTTCTAGCTTTAACAGCTACTGCAACAGCCAGTGTAAAGGAAGATGTTGTACAagctcttggtcttgttgactGCATTGTTTTCCGGCAAAGTTTTAATCGCCCAAATTTATGGTAAGTGTTAAAAATAGATGAACTGCTATCTAACTTTAACATGATCACTTATTGTTAAGGCTACAGGTATTCTGTCATCCCCAAGACAAAGAAGTGTTTGGATGATATTGACCAGTTCATTAAAGGAAACCATTTTGATGAATGTGGGATTATTTATTGTCTTTCAAGAATGGACTGTGAAAAGGTTGCTAAAAAATTGCAGGTTGGTTTTATATCTTGATCAATCAGATTTGATTTTTAACTTCGTTTCAAAGATGTAATGTACAAATTTTGTATCTGTTAGTGAactacttaaattttaatatggttCTATCCATGTCATGCTAAAGTGGAAACTGTTCTAAGCCAGTTACTAACTTACCCTATTTGCATAGGACAATGCAATTGGTTTGGTATAGTGAGCAATTTTGATAATTGAGATCTTCTTGTGCATTTTAGCTATGAAGTCCTTGTACTTTTCCTATCCAGAAAATGCAGGGTTTCCTTATTGTTATCATAATTGTTTCAGATAAAACATTAAATGATGATCCATTCATTacattttagttaattttttctcAAGAAAGTGCTTCTGTGAATAGGAATGTGGGCATAAAGCAGCGTTTTACCACGGTAACATGGATTCTGCACAACGTGCCTACATTCAGAAGCAGTGGAGCAAAGatgaaattaatataatttgcgCTACAGTGGCTTTTGGAATGGGTATGTTgattcttatttatcttgattgattGAAGAAACCATAAACTAACATGATTATTACAGGTATCAACAAACCGGATGTTCGCTTTGTAATTCATCATTCTCTCCCCAAATCTATTGAAGGTTACCACCAGGTAGAAAATTTTCCCTTTTGCTTTTTTAAACATGTGAAGTCATCAATAATGCAAGTGTCCCTTGTTAGAATTGAAGTGCATGAGAATAGGTGTCAATGCAACTATGTAACCCTCTCCAGAAGCCCCCTCCCCCAACCCACCCAAAACACACACATACACAACACAAAAACTTGATTGATTATATTGAATTATATCCTAATTATTATGTAAGCTTGATGAGTTCTTACCAAGTTCTGCAGGAGTGTGGTCGTGCTGGTCGAGATGGTCAGCGCTCATCTTGTGTTTTGTATTACAGTTACAGTGACTATGTAAGTTAATTGGAGATAACTGTACTGATCATCTGTTTAAGCCATATTTGGTGACTGATCTCTTTTTCTGTTTTCTTTGGTTGTCTTCTTTTCAGTTCcttattcatattttatttttcatatacatTTTTTCTCTATTAGATACGAGTCAAGCATATGATTATACAAGGACAGATAGAGCAAAATCCATGGACTCCTGGATATAACCGTACTAATATGACAAATTCAGAGAGGGTACTGGAGAAAAATACTGAAAATGTTCTGCGAATGGTAACATGATTTCAGCCTTTTGCTGTAGTTGCAGTTACTATCACTATAACTGTTCTTGCTCCTTCCCCCAATTTAATCTCTCACAAAATGACTGTTTCAGGTCAGTTACTGTGAAAATGATGTTGACTGTAGACGTCTCCTTCAACTTCTACATTTTGGAGAGAAATTTGATTCCGGAAACTGCAAAAAAACATGTGATAATTGTTCCAAGATCAAAACTTTAGTGGAGAAGGATGTTACTGAGATTGCAAAGCAATTGGTTCGAAAGCATTTTATCCTTTAATTGAAGATTGTTAGGCCTGTTTTATTTTCAGCTGTTATCATCTTATATTATTGTGTCACACTTGTGTGTGCTTGTCCAGTGATGCTTCTATGCTTTCCTGTTTAGGTTGAACTGGTCAAGTTAACAGGGCAACAGTTTTCATCATCTCATATTTTAGAAGTCTACAGGGGATCCTTAAACCAATACGTATGGCATAACAACCAAAAATATGTATTCATCTTTCACTTCTTGTTATATCCTTCAATACTTGTCCTATTGTACTTCAAAACTAGGTCAAGAGATACAAACATGAGACTTTGAGCCTGCATGGTGCTGGAAAACATCTGGCTAAGGGTGAAGCTTCCCGAATATTGCGTCACCTTGTTACTGAGGATTTTCTTGTGGAGGATGTCAAGAAAAGTGATATTTATGGATCTGTTTCATCAGTATTGAAGGTACATGTAGTTGTGTCAGTTCCTTCTGCTTTTCAGCTCCTTGAAATTGAGAAAGCAGATCTGTTATTCTCAGTGTAAAATACTtaagaaaaatatcattttaatgaTGAAATTTGTTCAGGTGAATGAATCCAAGGCTTACAATTTATGCTCCAGTGGGCAGACTATTGTATTAAGGTTTGGCACCTCAGTCATGTTTTGAAGTTatgagtgttttttttttttttttttttaataacatatAGGATATGGCATATGAAAGATCCAATCTTCTACATGATTAATGCGTCTACTGTCTGCTTATTAACTTGATGTGTTTTTATGCTCGTTTCATTTTCATTAACCATATATGCTTTAAGTCACTATTTCTGTACTTCCTACTGTTGCATGTTCCATCGTGATCATTCATAGCAATTGGCTTTTCTCTTTCTGAAGATTTATGCAACTTCTAATCCTAGATGAAATACAACTAACTTTCAGTCAAGTTCATTGGTTTCCAGTCAGGACTAACCCCTATTTTAAGCCATTTCTCCACCTAAACCATTTAGAATGTATAGATCTTTGCAATTTTGACACTGATAGTTTTACGTAGCAGATTCCCGTCAGCTGTAAAGGTATCTAAACTGAGCAAATATGATGCAACTCCTGCAAAAGGCACACTGACATATGGGGAACAAAGTCCACTTGTTGATGCTCCTGCACAACCTCAATCTGAAGTGGATTTGGTATTTGTAAATTCcctatatcaattttttttttttgtttaatgaCATGAAGCTGTTTAATTTCTTTCCCAATTGTATGACAGAGTCTATCTGCTAAACTATATTCTGCGTTACGGATGCTCCGAACTATCCTTGTTAAAGAAGCTGGGGATGGGGTTATGGCATACCACATATTTGGGTGAGCTCCCACCCATTTCTTTCTGTATTTCTAATTGATAGAAATTTGTTTTAGAAGCAAGATTTGGAAAATGGATGGGAAGGTAAACCATTTGAAAATTGAGCTCTTATACAGACTTAGAATACATGCCAAtttgtttttcttcttcttttttttctctttttgaaattttttttaactagtCACTTTATGTTCTGACGAGTTTCTGCTCCCCTTGATTTAGCAATGCCACACTGCAGCACCTCTGTAAAAGAATTCCCAGAACTAAAGAAGAGCTACTTGAGATAAATGGCATTGGAAAGTAAGTTTTCAGTTATGTATGGTTAAGTTATATATTGAATGCTCAAGATGTCTAATGTGCTTTTTGGCTTCAATTAGGGCCAAGGTAAGTAAGTATGGAGATCGTTTGCTGGAAACAATTGAATCTACTATCAGGGAACACCATAACACAGATAAGAATAGCAGTGGTAGCAATGACAGCACTGATTCGATAAAGAGGAGAAGAGATGCAACTAGGGCAGCAAAATTGAATGTGGAAGAGGAGGATGATTTCACCAAAAGTACTGGTCGGTCAAAGAAAAGGGCAGCAAAGTTGCAGAACAAAGACACGGAGGTTTATAATGCCAGGGAGACAGATCAGAACCAATGCCTCGATGATGACCTAGATTTTGAGGATTCATGTTATGATCATGAAACTAATGGCTCGGCTGTAGAGGCTGACAAGAATGGTACAGGAAGAGTTCTTCCTTCATGGTCAACCCCAGGAAACAAGATAAAAAGTTCAAACCATAATTTGTTTCAAGAATATGCTATGAACAGCTAAGTTTCTTGATGTGTGCTAATTTTATTCTGCTTCATCAAGAAAGAAATTTCAACCAAACCGTGATTCATTCTGTACAGTTTTATATCTCAGGTTCTTATTAAAGGCAAACGCCTTCTAGTTACAAGTACCATGTCATTAAGTTCTGTGAGCGGCCTGAAACATTCGGTGATCTAATGAAATGAAAAATTGAGGTGTAGCATTGAAAGGCAAGTGACATTAAGCTAGAAGCATGTAGCTGGTGAATAATGTATGTTAGAAGGTGTTTTAAGTTTATGGTACCAAATGCTAGCAACTTATTATCAGCAACTTATCTGTAACGGGACAATTTTGATAAGAATATGTGACCCCTTCTCGACCTATAAGATTAAGTGTCTAGGTTCAGGGTATCACCCCAAGGGAGAATTCTTCAATGGGCAGGTCAGGATGTAGGGTTGGACTACGTGGCATCGCATTAACAACTGGCTGCTGATGTAATCGTCCAAAGCCTAATCGACTTGAGTTGCAGCTTATGGAGCGTTACCCAGAGATAGTGTAACCTTATCCTCCAGTTAGAGTTAATTGAGCGATTTCAAGAGTGGATTATCCTGTTTGGCTTTGATTCATTGATTtactttttcttcaaattcttcattgataagaaagaaaaactcttttttttttttatcaattctttatttatttattatttaatatctttttatttgtttatattcattttaaatctaTCATCAGTCAACACTAACAGTCAACGTCATCCAATTGACAGAATAAATCTTTCACAAAATCAACACTAACAGTCAACGTCCCTCTTGGAGTTACAATTTTTTAAGCCACGAGATCACATGCTTGTTCGCTAATGCAGACTTTGATCATTGGACGGTAAAATCTTGCAGCTCAAGTAATTGGCATGGTTCCATCTTGGTCTCACACGCCGGCATTCTTTGCCTCGCGCTGCATTGCAGAGTTCACTTCAGCAGAAAACAAATTAGAAACTTTTGCTTTCTCGCAATCTTGGAGAAAAACGATATGTAACTTCTAGAAAGTCGCTCGATTTTGTTCTCCGACCATTTCAGTCTTTCTTGTTTTACTAGTTCCAGTTCACACTCTGTGCTAGAGCTTGCAGATAGAGAGTTGGCGATTGCGAAAGCGGAGCTTGTTAAGTGGGGCTTTGAATATTATCTGGATAAAACCCACATGGGACCTACAAATCTTGCAGCTAAAAGACAAAGCCTCAGTCAATTCTTCATGGCACACCGGCAGAGCTCGTGTCTTCGGCTCTATGCATCGCTAATGCATGCAAAGTTCTCTTAGAAAGTTGAGGACTAAAGAAGCCGCTCCACAGCGTGCAGCTTTCAGTTTGCTCCAACGAAAAATTGCAGCGGATTAGTGGttttaaaagaaagaatttGGTCGCAATCACCTGATGGCTATAAAACTtgatttgtttttctttaaCTACACCAGCAGGTTACTTACAACGCCATTTAGATCGCTGAACTGAAGAAATTTTCcaatttttcttctctttccgGTGGATGTGCTCTATAAATTAATGGGAAACTCTCAGAGATTGAAGAGAGCAAGCAGAGGGCGAAGTGAAGCACACAGTTGCATACAAGTAAAAGCAATGGAATACTTCAAGAAAGAGTTGTCATCCACTGATATTAACAAAAGACTGGCAGTTCCGACAAGATTTTTCCAGCTTATTCGTCCTCGTTTCAAGGGGAATCATTTTCTTGATTTGAAGGTCAAGTACAAGAACCAGAAGATGGGGCTTCGTTGCTGCAGAAGAAAGGAAGGCACTCATCCTAAACCTGTTTTAACTAAGGGGTGGGTTGAATTTGTTAGGCGTGAGAAGCTCAAAGCTGGTGACCGGATTGttcttgaagaagaagatgaagctaCTGCTGGAGTGGAGTTCAGGATTGAGGTTCAGAAGAAGCCGTTCAGGTTGTTTGGGAAGGATATATAGCACAAGTTATTAGTATTGATTTTCCCTCTCTCCCTGCTGTAGAACTGATGATTAATTAATGCATATTAGTAGCctaactaaattaaataatttaattatatcataTATGGAAATTCAATCCCTATGTTGTCCAGTTTCTTATGCTTAGTGGCTATGGCCATTGAACTTTTTCATAATTATGTTTACAAACCTTCAACTtcatatcaataaaattatccTGCTTTGAATTTTCCTAATAAGAAGAAGATCCCTTGTCAAGGAATTTTCTTTCACTATTAGTTGGggaattttcctttttcttatcACTTCAGTCCAAGCCTTGTGAATTAAGCCAACAATTTGGTCCAATAGAAGGTCCAATTTATTCAAATCCAAGGTCCAATTTATCATTGCCTCCGGCCTAGATTGCTAGTTGAAACTGAAGCAATCATTTGCTAAATGATTGATCTGCCTAAATTGCTCGCTAatacttttttttgtttttcagaAATAAATATTCTGCATTAAAAAAAGCCTAAGTCCAAATATGTAAGGAAAACAAAGTGAACCAACATCACAAAAAGCCGAATCCAAGAATAACTAAAAATAGAAAAGCCCAGCGACTTAAAAGAACTATAAGAGATGTTGCAAGGGACCAACACCGACCACCAATTAGAAACGACGCCCCCATAGTGTTCACGAAGGAGCATTTCTCTAACTAAACACACAAAACCTCATGGGTAAGACAATTCAAAAAAATACAAAAGGGAGACTTTGTTCGAATGTTGAGCAGCTTACAAGGGAGATCCAGAGAAGGAAAGGAAAAGAGAGGGAGGCGGCCTTCGCGACATCGAAGAAGAAACAAAACCATGTCTTAAAAGACTTCTATGGCTTATTTGGCAAAAACGAATGGATGAACATTGTCTTCCTTGGGTCCTCAAAATAACTTAATATGCAAAAGAAGGAAGAGATTGCTTGTAAACACTCCATCGCGTCAAATCAaacataaatttaactaaatcgAGATTGAAACGAAATAACAGAGtttcttttaaaattgataCGCCAACCGTTATCTccataaaattcaaaataaatccTAAACATGCAATATACACGCATATCTATGAATTTTAAATACTGCAATTAAAAGAAAttgacaaaataaaaataataaaaaaaattgatattcaAGATAATAGACTTATTATAagaattttagatattttcacaataaattatatgatatttttaaaattttttttaagtgtcatatattctaattttttaatacataaagagaagatattttctaataaaaatcattcattttatataattgaaaaaaaggGCCTAAAATTGGAAGCCGACTAGATTACTAGAACAGTCGAGTAATTACATTGAAGGTTCTTCATCATGACCACGAACCTACCAACTACGCAACCCATGACTTCATCGATCAATATTGACCGTTAGATTCCAGCTTTTGTTTCTTTCCTATGGAGATTTTCCAATCAATTGAGTCGGCAACTGCCCCTATATAAtaagcttttcctcttctcttctcctcATCTGAATCTCATCATCCTAAATCCTTTGGTCACTCCGACTTTTCTAAAACACCTTTCTCGATTCCTTTCCAGTTTCCAGTATGCAGATCTTCGTGAAAACCCTCACCGGAAAGACCATTACTCTCGAGGTcgagagctctgataccatcgaTAACGTTAAGGCCAAGATCCAAGACAAGGAAGGAATACCACCCGATCAGCAGAGGTTGATCTTCGCCGGAAAACAGCTTGAAGACGGCCGTACACTAGCCGACTACAACATCCAGAAGGAATCGACTCTCCATCTCGTCCTCCGTCTCCGTGGAGGCATGCAGATCTTTGTCAAAACCCTCACCGGAAAGACCATTACACTCGAGGTcgagagctctgataccatcgaTAACGTTAAGGCCAAGATCCAAGACAAGGAAGGAATACCACCCGATCAGCAGAGGTTGATCTTCGCCGGAAAGCAGCTTGAAGACGGCCGTACACTAGCCGACTACAACATCCAGAAGGAGTCGACTCTCCATCTCGTCCTCCGTCTCCGTGGAGGCATGCAGATCTTTGTCAAAACCCTCACCGGCAAGACTATCACTCTTGAGGTGGAGAGTTCCGACACAATTGATAACGTCAAGGCCAAGATCCAAGACAAGGAAGGCATCCCACCTGATCAGCAGAGGCTGATCTTCGCCGGAAAACAGCTTGAAGATGGCCGAACCCTTGCCGATTATAACATCCAGAAGGAGTCGACACTCCACCTGGTTCTGAGGCTTCGTGGAGGAATGCAGATTTTTGTGAAGACATTGACTGGGAAGACGATCACTTTGGAGGTTGAGAGCTCTGATACAATTGATAATGTCAAGGCAAAAATCCAGGACAAAGAGGGAATTCCACCAGATCAACAGAGgctgatctttgcagggaagcAATTGGAAGATGGGCGTACGCTTGCTGATTACAATATCCAGAAGGAGTCCACTCTTCACCTTGTGCTTCGTCTCCGTGGTGGTTTCTGATTGAAAATCATTCAAGTTTGATGCAGTTTGTGTCCGAGTATTAAGCCTAAGCATATGGCTTCTGATATATTATGTGTGCTTAATTAATAATTCAAGTTTCTTAATTATAATGTAAGCTATTTCCTACTTGCCGGTTATATTATTATGTAGATGCAGGGTCTGCAATTgcaataactaattaatataatCTATTCTCTTTTATAtctgattttaaatttaaaattaattggttTTGAAATCAATTGGTGGATAGGGAATAAatcatgaaatttttttattaaaaatgtaatttatttttataaaataaaaaaataactatagaAAAAATTAGTAGTAGTGATGGAGgagaattatttaaataaaaacaattaatatttaaatgatttttatctaatattttattttaaatgttaaaaaaaaatagtaaaaacatttaaaacatgaaccatttaaaaattgagaaaatagATGAAAATCATATGAAATACAAATTGTACTactgaattttatatataaaatggatatataaaatttatatatttaaatagtgaaaaagataaaattattaaattattattataataagttatataatt
This region of Manihot esculenta cultivar AM560-2 chromosome 10, M.esculenta_v8, whole genome shotgun sequence genomic DNA includes:
- the LOC110623989 gene encoding ATP-dependent DNA helicase Q-like 4A isoform X2, with amino-acid sequence MEHYQSTSTPQPSVSKFPPITPTADKNNFMRSEETFLPSELCQNCNHGFKLGLCPEAANHLQEMKDMLISVSNELLDNTANLSPAQIEKLRQDRLQLNKQIQQLEKYLCDGERQNSHFSASTATRNFQYETPQSAACRIDPPRFNAQFQLPNGPGGHENWNLPSVSFSSVDRFGLSSGPVDREPYIPKFIEVNYIEGSNDPKWSSTNFSWTKKLEAYNKKVFGNHSFRPNQREVINASMSGFDVFVLMPTGGGKSLTYQLPALISPGITLVISPLVSLIQDQIMHLLQANISATYLSANMDWTEQQEILRELCSDYCKYKLLYVTPEKVAKSDVLLRHLDSLNARGLLARIVIDEAHCVSQWGHDFRPDYKELGILKKKFGKTPVLALTATATASVKEDVVQALGLVDCIVFRQSFNRPNLWYSVIPKTKKCLDDIDQFIKGNHFDECGIIYCLSRMDCEKVAKKLQECGHKAAFYHGNMDSAQRAYIQKQWSKDEINIICATVAFGMGINKPDVRFVIHHSLPKSIEGYHQECGRAGRDGQRSSCVLYYSYSDYIRVKHMIIQGQIEQNPWTPGYNRTNMTNSERVLEKNTENVLRMVSYCENDVDCRRLLQLLHFGEKFDSGNCKKTCDNCSKIKTLVEKDVTEIAKQLVELVKLTGQQFSSSHILEVYRGSLNQYVKRYKHETLSLHGAGKHLAKGEASRILRHLVTEDFLVEDVKKSDIYGSVSSVLKVNESKAYNLCSSGQTIVLRFPSAVKVSKLSKYDATPAKGTLTYGEQSPLVDAPAQPQSEVDLSLSAKLYSALRMLRTILVKEAGDGVMAYHIFGNATLQHLCKRIPRTKEELLEINGIGKAKVSKYGDRLLETIESTIREHHNTDKNSSGSNDSTDSIKRRRDATRAAKLNVEEEDDFTKSTGRSKKRAAKLQNKDTEVYNARETDQNQCLDDDLDFEDSCYDHETNGSAVEADKNGTGRVLPSWSTPGNKIKSSNHNLFQEYAMNS
- the LOC110623989 gene encoding ATP-dependent DNA helicase Q-like 4A isoform X1 — encoded protein: MRKNLSNSGQDNKCNEKLPEVNWSQHANAHDNFSSQKKFLSSNFLFSLEGQKPCIEGSMAMRLTCCQIQSLQRLQSQEVEKAWHTLCTLQISCRNYLQPGKTGPLKNARNDSLQDVGKPTLHSSSNRRKDSEDMHANQNFRDSSLRNNESTRYTGNVFPQDNARAAEAGSDMGRQNNIKGSAINNTQSKAFVGLMSNHIVHTKQSKESPEALADFIDDDDLLGNIDVDQIVMEHYQSTSTPQPSVSKFPPITPTADKNNFMRSEETFLPSELCQNCNHGFKLGLCPEAANHLQEMKDMLISVSNELLDNTANLSPAQIEKLRQDRLQLNKQIQQLEKYLCDGERQNSHFSASTATRNFQYETPQSAACRIDPPRFNAQFQLPNGPGGHENWNLPSVSFSSVDRFGLSSGPVDREPYIPKFIEVNYIEGSNDPKWSSTNFSWTKKLEAYNKKVFGNHSFRPNQREVINASMSGFDVFVLMPTGGGKSLTYQLPALISPGITLVISPLVSLIQDQIMHLLQANISATYLSANMDWTEQQEILRELCSDYCKYKLLYVTPEKVAKSDVLLRHLDSLNARGLLARIVIDEAHCVSQWGHDFRPDYKELGILKKKFGKTPVLALTATATASVKEDVVQALGLVDCIVFRQSFNRPNLWYSVIPKTKKCLDDIDQFIKGNHFDECGIIYCLSRMDCEKVAKKLQECGHKAAFYHGNMDSAQRAYIQKQWSKDEINIICATVAFGMGINKPDVRFVIHHSLPKSIEGYHQECGRAGRDGQRSSCVLYYSYSDYIRVKHMIIQGQIEQNPWTPGYNRTNMTNSERVLEKNTENVLRMVSYCENDVDCRRLLQLLHFGEKFDSGNCKKTCDNCSKIKTLVEKDVTEIAKQLVELVKLTGQQFSSSHILEVYRGSLNQYVKRYKHETLSLHGAGKHLAKGEASRILRHLVTEDFLVEDVKKSDIYGSVSSVLKVNESKAYNLCSSGQTIVLRFPSAVKVSKLSKYDATPAKGTLTYGEQSPLVDAPAQPQSEVDLSLSAKLYSALRMLRTILVKEAGDGVMAYHIFGNATLQHLCKRIPRTKEELLEINGIGKAKVSKYGDRLLETIESTIREHHNTDKNSSGSNDSTDSIKRRRDATRAAKLNVEEEDDFTKSTGRSKKRAAKLQNKDTEVYNARETDQNQCLDDDLDFEDSCYDHETNGSAVEADKNGTGRVLPSWSTPGNKIKSSNHNLFQEYAMNS